The following are encoded together in the Citrus sinensis cultivar Valencia sweet orange chromosome 1, DVS_A1.0, whole genome shotgun sequence genome:
- the LOC127903352 gene encoding uncharacterized protein LOC127903352, with the protein MSKGKEKVIEVDDDELDFLPSLLTDPAFDPEIPLEPIRSSVRISARSMSPQTTSTSGSNGEDGSSGSEDTLSEGRGDDSGEASPSGAPRPEGRSTIGGRALSRDYAIDYMTCTTTFDELEDLRLRYSIPGEIPLKVPGKKDAPSRPPRGYVTLYLDSFKYGLRCPLQPYFARILNGLNLAPGQLNPNGWRVLSVSWGVHFPLRPGQLKQVETVLVNSCSSRELLTTYNLLESRLILPGHRMEDTVIGALTRKRSRPPTTKRDESKDAPTVKRANIVPQAPPLKILPPAPVKVGEASGVATDPATSSPPVGPRSRLPDSRAEHLVPYLNELTKSVSKKDLEGFDGRTLGELVGAMQNSAFHLSCKTTYYKAKVGRYDRKMKEDIQSATSRADVAEKKAGELNLENLKLIERESLAQAKAITLEEELQRQKAMYEAQLESLRDSHRAQMDDLAAGVARHMDEEAAKEDAEGVGPIVIKEENSPPRAVPAEVGEASTPPDATGDTPPAPEEV; encoded by the exons ATGTCGAAAGGCAAAGAGAAGGTCATTGAGGTTGATGACGACGAGTTGGACTTCCTGCCTAGTCTGCTCACCGATCCCGCCTTTGACCCCGAGATCCCCTTAGAGCCTATTAGGTCTAGTGTCAGGATTAGTGCTAGGAGCATGTCTCCCCAAACGACCTCTACGAGCGGGAGTAATGGTGAGGATGGATCTTCTGGCTCCGAGGATACTTTGAGTGAGGGTCGAGGAGATGATTCTGGTGAGGCGTCCCCATCAGGAGCGCCGCGACCAGAGGGGAGGAGTACAATAGGAGGTAGAGCCCTATCGCGGGATTACGCTATTGATTACATGACGTGCACGACCACGTTTGATGAGCTCGAGGACCTCCGGCTGAGGTATAGCATTCCTGGCGAGATACCTCTCAAGGTCCCGGGAAAGAAGGATGCTCCCAGCCGGCCTCCTAGGGGATATGTTACCCTGTATCTGGACAGCTTTAAATACGGGCTGAGGTGTCCCTTGCAACCTTACTTTGCCCGGATACTTAACGGGCTAAATCTAGCTCCTGGTCAGCTGAATCCCAATGGGTGGAGAGTGCTTtctg TTTCTTGGGGCGTTCATTTCCCACTCCGACCTGGCCAGCTCAAACAGGTTGAGACTGTTCTAGTCAATTCCTGCTCGAGCCGGGAACTGTTAACCACATACAACTTGCTCGAGTCTCGCTTGATACTTCCTGGCCATAGGATGGAGGACACTGTGATTGGGGCTCTGACCCGAAAACGTTCTCGACCTCCAACCACGAAGAGGGACGAGAGTAAGGATGCCCCTACCGTAAAGCGGGCCAACATCGTGCCGCAGGCCCCACCCTTGAAGATTTTACCTCCGGCTCCTGTAAAAGTCGGGGAAGCTAGTGGAGTAGCCACAGATCCTGCTACCTCTTCTCCTCCTGTCGGGCCTCGATCTCGCTTACCTGACAGCCGAGCAGAACATCTGGTCCCTTACCTCAATGAGTTAACTAAATCCGTGAGCAAGAAGGACCTGGAGGGCTTTGACGGCCGCACCTTGGGTGAGCTGGTGGGGGCCATGCAGAATAGCGCTTTCCACCTCAGCTGCAAGACCACCTATTACAAGGCTAAGGTTGGCCGCTACGAccggaagatgaaggaggatATTCAATCGGCGACGAGCAGAGCTGACGTTGCCGAGAAGAAAGCAGGGGAGCTGAATCTCGAGAATCTGAAGCTGATTGAGCGAGAATCACTTGCTCAAGCGAAAGCCATTACCCTCGAGGAGGAGCTGCAAAGGCAGAAGGCTATGTATgaggctcagctcgaatctctCCGTGACTCCCACCGAGCTCAG atggatgaccttgcagctggtgtCGCTCGGCATATGGATGAGGAGGCGGCCAAGGAAGATGCCGAGGGGGTAGGGCCGATCGTGATTAAGGAGGAAaactctcctcctcgtgcaGTCCCTGCTGAAGTTGGCGAGGCGAGCACCCCCCCGGACGCAACTGGCGATACCCCCCCCGCACCTGAGGAGGTCTAG